The genomic stretch GAGGATCAGCGCCATCGAGGCCAGCATCTGGTTGCCAATGCCAAACAGCGGCCACAAGGTGTTGATACCGCCCAATGGGTCGATCACCCCTTGATAGACGAAGAAGCCCCAGCCCGCCACCGCCACGGTAGTACCGGCCATATTGCCCAGCCAGGAGTGGCTTTTCCCCATTCCCGGCACCACCAACCCTGCCAGATCCTGCACCATGAAGCGACAAGCGCGGGTACCAGCGTCAACGGCGGTCAGGATAAACAGCGCTTCGAACAGAATGGCGAAGTGATACCAGAAGGCCATCATGGCCCGGCTGTTGAAGATGTCGGTAATGATATGCGCCATGCCGACGGCAAACGTTGGTGCGCCACCGGCACGCGAGAGAATCGAGGCTTCACCGACATCTTTGGCGATGCTGCTAAGATCAGTCGGTGTGATGACAAAGCCCCATCCGCTGACCACCTGCGCGGCGCTTTCCACCGTGGTGCCGATCAGCGCAGCGGGCGCATTCATGGCGAAATACACGCCGGGATCGATCACCGAGGCACAAATCAGCGCCATGATGGCGACGAAAGACTCCATCAGCATCGCGCCATAGCCGATGAAACGGATATGACTTTCGCGCTCAACCAGCTTGGGCGTGGTACCGCTGGATACTAGGGCGTGGAAGCCGGAGATAGCGCCGCAGGCGATGGTAATAAACAGGAACGGGAACAGGCTGCCTGAGAACACCGGCCCACTGCCGTCAATAAAGCGTGAAACCGCAGGCATTTTCAGTTCAGGCATGGCAAACAGGATGCCGATCGCCAGCCCGACGATCACGCCGATTTTCAGGAAGGTGGACAGGTAATCGCGCGGTGCCAGCAACAGCCAGACCGGCAGTACCGAGGCAATGAATCCGTAAATTACCAGCACCCAGGTCAGGGTGGTGCCTTTCAGGGTAAAAAAACGGTCCCCAGTAAGGATGGGCGGCAATATCGCCACCGTAGACAATCGCCATCATCATCAGTACAAAGCCTATCAGCGACACCTCGGCAATCTTGCCCGGTCGCAGAAAGCGCATGTAGACCCCCATAAACAGCGCGATCGGGATGGTGGCCGCAATGGTGAATACCCCCCACGGGCTGTTGGTCAACGCTTTAACCACCACCAGCGCCAGTGCCGACAGGATGATGATCATTACGCCCAGCGCGCCCAGCATGGTAACGACCCCGGCGAACGACCCTAATTCCTGACGCGCCATTTCACCTAATGAGCGGCCATCACGACGTGTGGAGATGAACAGCACCAGAAAGTCCTGCACGGCACCTGCCAGCATCACGCCGATCAGGATCCACAGTGTCCCCGGCAGAAAGCCCATCTGTGCGGCCAGAATCGGCCCTACCAATGGGCCAGCCCCGGCGATAGCGGCAAAATGGTGGCCGAATAACACCCACTTGTTGGTGGGAACGTAATCCAGACCATCATTATGGCGTTCCGCCGGGGTCAGACGGCGGTCATCCAGTTCAAACACCCGACGCGCAATAAACAAGCTATAAAAGCGGTAGGCAATGCTATAGCACGCGACGGCGGCGATGACCAGCCAGACGGCGCTCACATGCTCTCCCTGACTCAGCGCCAGCATGGCGAACGCCACGGCGCCGGCTATAGCAACAGCTATCCAGATAGACACGCTCTTGATCGTTTTCATCTCACTGACTCCTGACTGGTTATGATTCCCGGTCGTCGATAATCCCGGCACCCTGTCAACGTACCTCTTGGCGTAACGAATACGGCAAGACACCCGCAATACTCGAATCGTATCCACCGCGGGATAACAGGAAATATTGTGATATCAATAAATAACCATAGTGCAGCGATTAATCAGCGTGGTCATAACAAGATAAAAATGTGAGCAAAGATATATTTTTGTTACGAATAAAGTATTTATCTGTATTTTCGAGCAGAGAGAAACGCGGAGAGAGGGTGATGAATAATCTGGCACGGCAAGCCCGGCGAGAGCCGGGCAAGGTACGGTAAAGGTGCGTTAAAGGCAGGTCAGGGTAGCGTGTTACCAGCCGCACGGTAAATTTCATACCATTCTTCGCGGCTGATGTGCAGTTCAGAGGCGGTGGCGATGTCTTGCAGGCGCTGTGGGTCCATGCTGCCGACAATCACCTGCATGCTGGCCGGGTGACGCAGGATCCAGGCCGCCGCGAGCGCGGTGGTAGATACGCCATGCTCGCTGGCGATATGCGTCAGCGTGGCATTGAGCTGCGGGAATTTATCGTTATCCACGAATACACCGTCAAAGAAGCCATACTGGAAGGGTGACCAGGCCTGAATGGTCATCTTCTGCAAACGACTGTATTCCAACACCATGCCATCGTGGTGCAGTGACGGCGCATGGGTCATATTGACGTTGAAACCCGCGTCAATCATGGGCGTGTGCATAATGCTCAGCTGCAACTGGTTAGTCAGCAGTGGCTGGCGCACCGCGCTTTTCAGTAGTTCGACCTGCAACGGGTGCTGATTGCTGACGCCAAAATAGCGCACCTTACCGCTGGTTTCTAACGCGTCAAAGGCGGCGGCGACTTCATCCGGCTCGCACAGTGTATCCGGGCGGTGCAGCAGCAGGGTGTCGAGGTAATCCGTGTTCAGGCGTTTCAGACTCCCTTCGACCGACGCAATAATGTGCGCTTTGGAGAAATCGAAAAAGCCGGGGCGGATACCGCATTTGCTTTGCAGCAGTACCTGATCTCGGGTGATGCCCGCCTGACGCGCCGCGGCGGCAAACATCTCCTCGGAACGGCCACCGCCGTAGATATCGGCGTGGTCAAAAAAATCGATACCGGCATCAAGCGCCGTTTGCAACACCGTGGCAGCGTCCTGCTGTGTCTTGCCCGCCAGCCGCATGCAACCCAGCGCAATATTCGGCACTGACAGGGTGCTTGTTCCCAGTGTGATTCTTTTCATGTTCACCTCTCCTTCAGGTTGCTCTCGGTTACAGGGGGCGGTGGTGTGCTCCCGACGATAAAAAACGCCACCCAGTGGGGTGGCGTTATACGGACGCGGATTAGGCGGCGGGTTTGGCGATAATGCTGCGCGTTTCAAGCCGCACTTCGGTTAATACCACCGTCAGGGTATCGCTTTGGCGATAGACGGGTTCGCCTTTCACCGTCACGATGCCGGTGTCCTGACTGCAGACTAGCTCGTCGCGTACCGCGTGGATAAACGAGGCGGGAATGAACGCGGAAGCCCCGTTTTCCAGCAGACGTACACGCAAGCCGCCACGATTGACATCCATAATCTCGGCGGTAAAGCGCGTGTCGGTACCGGCTTTGTCTTTCAGGAAACGGGCGTACAACCAGTCACTGACGTCACGCTCTGCCATACGGTTCAGACGACGACGCTCAGCCAACTGCTGTGTAACCTCATCCTGCGGTTTGTCTGCCGAGGTATGGGTGATGACGGCCTTGAGCAGACGATGGTTAACCATATCGCCGTATTTACGAATCGGTGACGTCCAGGTGGCGTAAGCCTCCAGACCCAGGCCAAAGTGTGGACCGGGGGCGGTGCTGATTTCCGCGAATGTCTGGAAACGACGGATACGGCTATCGAGGAACTGGGTCGGTTGGGCGTCCAGTTCACGACGCAGGATACAGAAACCTTCCAGCGTCAGCAGTCGCTGAGCCTCGGCATGAATCCCGTTGCTTTCCAGCACGGCAACCGCCTGATCAATGCTGACCGGATCGAAGCCGGTGTGGACGTTGTAAATGCCGAAACCTAATGTGTCGCGCAGCACCTGTGCCGCACAGACGTTGGCGGCGATCATTGCTTCTTCCACGATGCGGTTAGCGATACGACGGGGCTCGGTAACGATATCCAACACTTCGCCTTTCTCGCCTAACAGGAAGCGATAATCCGGGCGATCGCGGAACACCAGCGCATGGGTGGAACGCCAGGCACTGCGCGCCTGACAAACGCGATGCAACAGACGGATCTGGCTGGCGATGTTATCGCTCTGCGGCTGCCAGTTGCCACGTTGTTCCAGCCAGTCCGATACTTCGTCGTATACCAGCTTGGCGCGTGATTCGATCCAGGCGGCAAAGAAGCGAATCTGGCTCAGTGCGCCATCAGCGGCGACGGTCATGCGGCAGGCCAGCACCGGACGGCGTTCGTTCGGGCGCAGCGAGCAGATGTCGTCTGACAAGTGGCGCGGCAGCATCGGAATATTGAAGCCGGGCAGATAGTTGGTAAACGCGCGTTGACGGGCAATGGCGTCCAGCTCGCTATCGGCTCGCACGTAAGCGGTCGGGTCGGCGATGGCCACTGTCATCTCCAGCGTACCGTCGCCGTTGTCCTGCACGTACAAGGCGTCATCCATGTCTTCGGTGCTGGCGCTGTCGATTGTGACAAAGTCCAGCCCGGTCAGGTCTTCACGCTCAAGCGCATTGTCATCGATATCGGCTGCGTCGGCGTTCGGCGCTTCGCGCTCCAGATTATGGCGCGACAGCGTCACCCACCAGGGGGCCAGCGGGTCATCGCCGGTAGTAATGTACTGGGTCAGGTCAGCAAAGAAACCCCGATCGCC from Dickeya zeae NCPPB 2538 encodes the following:
- a CDS encoding aldo/keto reductase, coding for MKRITLGTSTLSVPNIALGCMRLAGKTQQDAATVLQTALDAGIDFFDHADIYGGGRSEEMFAAAARQAGITRDQVLLQSKCGIRPGFFDFSKAHIIASVEGSLKRLNTDYLDTLLLHRPDTLCEPDEVAAAFDALETSGKVRYFGVSNQHPLQVELLKSAVRQPLLTNQLQLSIMHTPMIDAGFNVNMTHAPSLHHDGMVLEYSRLQKMTIQAWSPFQYGFFDGVFVDNDKFPQLNATLTHIASEHGVSTTALAAAWILRHPASMQVIVGSMDPQRLQDIATASELHISREEWYEIYRAAGNTLP
- a CDS encoding exoribonuclease II, with product MFQDNPLLAQLKQQLHSQTPRAEGIVKATDKGFGFLEADAQKSYFIPPPHMKKVMHGDRIIVTLHTEKEREIAEPESLVEPFLTRFVGRVQKKDDRLSIVPDHPLLKDAIPCRPVRGVEQDFKEGDWAVAEMRRHPLKGDRGFFADLTQYITTGDDPLAPWWVTLSRHNLEREAPNADAADIDDNALEREDLTGLDFVTIDSASTEDMDDALYVQDNGDGTLEMTVAIADPTAYVRADSELDAIARQRAFTNYLPGFNIPMLPRHLSDDICSLRPNERRPVLACRMTVAADGALSQIRFFAAWIESRAKLVYDEVSDWLEQRGNWQPQSDNIASQIRLLHRVCQARSAWRSTHALVFRDRPDYRFLLGEKGEVLDIVTEPRRIANRIVEEAMIAANVCAAQVLRDTLGFGIYNVHTGFDPVSIDQAVAVLESNGIHAEAQRLLTLEGFCILRRELDAQPTQFLDSRIRRFQTFAEISTAPGPHFGLGLEAYATWTSPIRKYGDMVNHRLLKAVITHTSADKPQDEVTQQLAERRRLNRMAERDVSDWLYARFLKDKAGTDTRFTAEIMDVNRGGLRVRLLENGASAFIPASFIHAVRDELVCSQDTGIVTVKGEPVYRQSDTLTVVLTEVRLETRSIIAKPAA